Proteins encoded in a region of the Planococcus citri chromosome 1, ihPlaCitr1.1, whole genome shotgun sequence genome:
- the LOC135831172 gene encoding transient receptor potential cation channel protein painless-like, which yields MSSSSPPTSSSYGTRKADKSSGSNARDKYTKLLDYLKTKNFEKFERFINAHEVDVDHEYGAPDNGTLLDIACRSYGNSKFVEILVSHNATINSVNVYGKAPVHEAVKNEDLDTLRILLQSPNCDPHIKDKYGNSVLHFAVVRKNLPIIELLKLYLDPDIVAWKLVDRALLDSVENESTEDIQWSLSGLLQHNPIDVLFSYLYNRKSEQFIERVQELKKHLGMDFLYDNDSINSYMQYACKAGLAEVVVALLNMDIDPNKYCARNPMTPLMMAAFQGYYRIINVLLDYPDISFAPIGQHNVLHCLFYGMFVSRRYPIPEIDEPIDYYICLDYLHKKAIQYNKLDVNSADEKGYTALHYAVQLNHKGAIKLLIDAGANVCQKNCNGETPLTLCNPAALEEYLDSCISSNDVHCGDTNHTVIFRYNMFVPRMRKSSGRQTETETGIDKNSGVREGVSEIGPLVAMNEIPELRKLLKHPVIMSFITLKWHVVKKLYYYNLLFYVAFWLAVSVHVFLHYHAKEGPNDVFEKDVFEINFCKSNQAIKFLRKPFSNTSIRTNSSLKDIVRSIETLKNPHDILNESIKQLNSSIESHNNVSESFKNFTHCFNNFKSILNTSTNYVTNLNHHINALITDLEYRNKFMWRQSPINCSNTTSDITRTSDNKNSINKPNPTQQPDEFPYCLSASCIFQYIALLLLSILCLRELFKITTSFWHYVKSLENWLIICSIILTGVILIKPDLDDELHCSLTAMAILAVWLEFVTLLGRHPLLSTNQEMFKRFTISFLKFIHWFSLIIVAYGFSVSIQFSRGHQDYRKNFLSNPFSLIFKSLLVTPGVPDSESIPDKIQNYTEGFYFALILFITIVLFNLLNGLAVFDTQNVKSDKELIEITSRLRFISYVETMAMNVPACYLKFFNKLTCNKGKKPIEEFYKGLHLFPYIFTDRSIQVSPNVGYQVLYATKNDDFPDEGPYMVFSKWKIDSCTVKKAVKIFEKQIQREKSNSVEYDTIMKELAKLQSEFKTRQETLEKPNIEA from the exons ATGAG CTCCTCTTCGCCGCCCACGTCGTCTTCATACGGTACGCGAAAAGCCGATAAATCATCCGGTTCCAACGCTCGAGACAAATACACCAAATTATTAGACTAcctgaaaaccaaaaacttcgaaaaattcgaACGCTTCATCAACGCCCACGAGGTAGACGTGGATCACGAGTACGGCGCTCCCGACAACGGCACACTGCTCGATATCGCCTGTCGATCATACGGAAACAGTAAATTCGTCGAAATTCTGGTAAGTCATAACGCAACCATAAATTCCGTCAACGTTTATGGCAAAGCTCCGGTACACGAGGCTGTAAAAAACGAAGACTTGGATACATTACGTATCCTACTACAAAGTCCCAATTGCGATCCTCACATCAAAGATAAATACGGCAATAGCGTTCTGCACTTCGCCGTTGTACGAAAAAACCTACCAATCATAGAACTACTGAAACTCTACCTTGATCCAGATATCGTAGCTTGGAAGCTCGTAGACAGGGCGTTGTTAGATTCGGTCGAAAATGAGAGCACTGAAGACATCCAATGGTCATTATCAGGGTTACTCCAACACAACCCCATTGATGTTTTATTCTCGTACTTATACAATCGTAAATCTGAGCAGTTCATAGAACGAGTACAAGAGCTGAAGAAACATCTAGGTATGGATTTCCTGTACGATAACGATAGTATAAACTCGTACATGCAATACGCTTGTAAAGCTGGTCTGGCTGAAGTTGTGGTCGCTCTACTCAACATGGATATCGACCCGAACAAGTACTGCGCCAGGAACCCGATGACTCCTTTGATGATGGCTGCTTTCCAAGGATACTACAGAATCATCAACGTGTTATTAGATTACCCAGATATCTCGTTTGCTCCCATTGGCCAGCACAATGTGCTTCATTGTTTGTTTTATGGCATGTTTGTGAGCAGACGGTATCCAATTCCAGAGATTGATGAACCAATAGACTACTACATCTGTTTAGATTACCTGCACAAGAAAGCCATCCAGTATAACAAGTTGGATGTGAATTCGGCCGATGAAAAAGGGTACACTGCTTTGCACTACGCTGTCCAGCTCAATCATAAGGGAGCCATCAAGCTGCTCATCGATGCCGGAGCCAATGTTTGCCAAAAGAACTGCAATGGCGAGACACCTCTCACGTTATGCAATCCGGCTGCCTTGGAAGAGTATCTAGACAGTTGCATATCTTCGAACGATGTTCACTGCGGTGATACCAACCATACGGTTATATTTCGTTATAATATGTTTGTTCCGAGGATGCGAAAGTCATCGGGTAGGCAAACAGAGACCGAGACTGGGATAGATAAGAATAGTGGAGTTCGCGAAGGTGTATCTGAAATTGGACCTTTGGTGGCGATGAATGAAATACCAGAGTTGAGGAAACTTCTCAAGCATCCGGTTATTATGAGTTTTATAACGTTGAAGTGGCATGTGGTGAAGAAGCTCTACTACTACAATCTGCTGTTCTATGTTGCTTTCTGGTTGGCGGTCAGTGTGCATGTGTTTCTGCATTATCATGCGAAAGAGGGACCcaatgatgtttttgaaaaagatgtttttgaaattaatttctgcaAATCAAATCaagctataaaatttttaaGGAAACCCTTCAGTAATACATCTATTCGTACCAATAGTTCACTAAAAGACATTGTCCGTTCGATTGAGACTCTCAAGAATCCACATGATATTCTCAACGAATCAATTAAACAGTTGAACTCGTCAATTGAATCTCACAACAATGTTTctgaatctttcaaaaatttcacccattgttttaataatttcaaaagtattCTGAACACATCAACCAACTATGTTACGAATTTAAACCATCATATTAACGCATTAATCACAGATTTGGAGTATAGGAACAAATTTATGTGGCGTCAGTCTCCGATCAACTGTTCGAACACTACATCTGATATTACTCGTACTTCAGACAACAAGAATTCGATCAACAAGCCCAATCCAACTCAACAACCTGATGAATTTCCGTATTGTTTGTCAGCAAGCTGTATTTTCCAGTACATTGCCCTGCTCCTACTCAGTATACTATGTTTACGCGAGTTATTTAAAATCACCACATCTTTTTGGCATTACGTGAAATCGCTAGAAAACTGGTTAATAATTTGTTCCATTATTCTGACAggtgtaattttaataaaaccagACTTGGATGATGAATTGCACTGTTCATTAACAGCGATGGCGATTCTTGCCGTATGGTTGGAGTTCGTAACACTCTTAGGGAGACATCCTCTGCTGTCAACCAATCAAGAGATGTTCAAAAGATTCACTATATCTTTCCTAAAATTCATCCATTGGTTTTCATTGATAATTGTAGCGTATGGATTCAGCGTCTCCATCCAGTTTAGCCGCGGACATCAAGACTatcgcaaaaattttctgagCAACCCTTTCTCGCTGATTTTCAAATCACTATTAGTTACTCCTGGTGTACCTGATAGTGAAAGTATCCCagacaaaatacaaaattacacTGAAGGATTCTATTTCGCATTAATACTTTTTATAACCATTGTACTATTCAACCTATTGAATGGTTTAGCAGTCTTTGACACACAAAATGTAAAATCGGATAAAGAACTGATCGAAATCACATCTCGATTGCGATTCATCTCTTACGTGGAAACCATGGCCATGAATGTTCCGGCTTGCTACCTCAAATTCTTCAATAAACTCACCTGTAACAAAGGGAAAAAACCTATCGAAGAGTTCTACAAAGGATTGCATCTGTTTCCTTACATTTTCACCGATCGTTCAATCCAGGTGTCTCCGAATGTCGGCTACCAGGTTTTGTACGCGACCAAAAACGACGATTTTCCCGATGAAGGTCCGTATATGGTTTTCAGTAAATGGAAAATTGATTCGTGTACTGTTAAAAAGGcggtgaaaattttcgaaaaacaaattcaacGGGAGAAATCTAATAGTGTTGAGTATGATACGATAATGAAGGAGTTGGCTAAACTACAGAGTGAATTTAAAACACGACAAGAGACGTTGGAGAAACCAAATATTGAAGCATAA
- the LOC135831204 gene encoding transient receptor potential cation channel protein painless-like — translation MISKDTNVQPTRTPLVRKSIQLHSRRGSQSHPYRQIFTQKHRQQSKTFIKEKPRQILSFLNRKKLNEFIKLLKNEKDDINFFYPASSWTPRPGTLLDIACRSAGNQEFVRILLNSGAQIDLVNKQTGKAPLHEAVLSSDKETVQILRQHVNCNVNILDQEGNSALHYAVSKNQVDIIQILLQNPSYDDGGTGQDSLVSNDDHLAIDFTDGTRHPTNQKPIKPNQLIDVNVINQLNQTPLHLALNEQNGQVIDILLDHPDIDIDAQKNLDGLSCRQIITDEYPKLKPKISNIPLKYDGAESLFSLLHKRDTESFIKQIQLSRPSSTITNGKNTYLQYACKYGLFDVARALLDVGVNPNKYSVMEKQTPLMMACYQGYHEIALMLLDHPGISFDPIECRTVLHAVMTGMVHALGCDKTKPQASKDDCDHYQCLRYILEQVVRKGKVDINYADENGDTALHLAALLNDYQVLKDLLDEGAYIGQKNHSGVEPLLLICPSMLKQYLDSCISFESHPLRENFKIILNYKLLMPPVASKDPEMESLAKMSNDPDLRKLLQHPLLMSFLDLKWQAFKIYAYVNLFFYSVFWVILNVYFYYYFFAVVDEKPNEITDHTREFPQHLHILRYLAYLLSWMLLLRELYQFLLSPKLYLTSLINYLEMTMVSIIAIFLTFQATMATHLNMAKILASLVIFLSCLELVTLVGRLPMFSSNLTLLRTVLASCLKFIAWYSIILFGCAYSLHILTIVSTPDPLDALHQPITFFYNASLMLTGSFNAPTITDDASLKLYNFIFLSVIFLAPIINGIALGGINQVEEEVELLGTISRIKSTFSTESMVNNDACGLLQGIDKLVRWFLHKSKLSSHVHEYSRYSIVSDKQHKQMFYRRIKLADYIRPSCKIAVSPKQHNVVLLPIVTSEDGSLQHEEHRSHFEKTAWVIDSDIVQDMESILEKRMYPDDDDDFDQEKYEKELMQLGLRLQAVENSVENVEKSIQSLISIVKSKYE, via the coding sequence atgatttccaagGACACCAATGTACAACCCACTCGAACCCCACTTGTACGAAAATCCATTCAACTACACTCGCGAAGGGGCTCCCAAAGTCATCCATATCGTCAAATCTTTACCCAAAAGCACCGTCAGCAGTCCAAAACATTCATCAAAGAAAAACCACGTCAAATACTAAGCTTCTTGAATAGAAAAAAGctgaacgaatttatcaaactCCTCAAAAATGAGAAAGATGACATCAACTTTTTCTACCCAGCATCATCATGGACTCCTAGACCAGGTACATTATTAGATATCGCTTGTAGATCAGCTGGTAATCAAGAATTCGTTCGCATTTTACTCAATAGTGGCGCTCAAATTGATCTTGTTAACAAACAAACTGGCAAAGCTCCATTGCATGAGGCTGTACTATCATCTGACAAGGAAACTGTGCAAATCTTGAGACAACATGTTAACTGTAACGTTAATATCTTGGATCAGGAGGGTAATTCGGCTCTTCACTATGCTGTTAGCAAAAACCAGGTCGACATCATACAGATTTTGCTGCAGAATCCTTCTTATGATGATGGAGGTACTGGTCAAGATTCTTTGGTATCAAATGATGATCATCTGGCAATAGATTTCACTGATGGAACAAGACATCCGACAAATCAGAAACCCATCAAACCCAATCAATTGATCGACGTTAATGTAATCAATCAACTCAACCAAACACCGTTACATTTGGCTTTAAACGAACAAAATGGTCAAGTAATTGACATATTACTTGATCATCCTGATATTGACATTGATGCTCAGAAAAACCTGGATGGTCTTTCTTGTCGTCAAATCATCACCGATGAGTATCcgaaattgaaaccaaaaatatcaaacattCCTTTGAAATATGATGGAGCTGAAAGCTTATTTTCACTGCTGCACAAACGTGATACAGAATCATTCATCAAACAAATTCAATTATCCAGACCTTCTTCAACCATCACCAATGGTAAGAACACATATTTGCAATACGCTTGCAAATATGGTCTATTTGATGTTGCAAGAGCACTTCTTGATGTAGGAGTAAATCCAAACAAGTATTCTGTGATGGAAAAACAGACCCCATTGATGATGGCATGCTACCAAGGCTATCATGAAATCGCTCTCATGTTGCTAGACCATCCTGGAATTTCATTTGACCCAATTGAATGCAGAACTGTGCTTCATGCAGTAATGACAGGAATGGTTCATGCACTCGGCTGTGACAAAACCAAGCCACAGGCTTCCAAAGATGATTGTGATCACTATCAATGTTTGCGGTATATTCTGGAACAAGTTGTACGCAAAGGCAAAGTGGATATCAACTATGCTGATGAAAATGGAGACACAGCATTGCACCTGGCTGCCTTACTGAACGATTACCAAGTGCTGAAAGATCTTCTGGACGAAGGTGCatatattggtcaaaaaaatcactcaggGGTGGAACCTTTACTGTTGATTTGCCCTTCTATGTTGAAACAATACCTGGACTCTTGCATTTCGTTTGAAAGTCATCCTCTGcgtgaaaacttcaaaatcatccTCAATTACAAACTGCTGATGCCTCCAGTGGCATCAAAAGATCCGGAAATGGAATCATTGGCTAAAATGAGCAACGATCCAGACCTTAGAAAACTACTGCAGCATCCTTTACTCATGAGCTTCCTTGATTTGAAGTGGCAAGCTTTTAAAATCTACGCCTACGTTAACCTGTTCTTCTACTCTGTTTTCTGGGTAATTTTGAACGTatacttttattattatttcttcgCTGTTGTTGATGAAAAACCAAATGAGATCACGGATCATACTCGAGAGTTCCCTCAACATCTTCATATCTTACGATACCTTGCTTACCTTCTGAGTTGGATGCTTCTACTTCGTGAGCTATACCAATTCCTGTTGTCACCCAAATTGTACTTAACGTCGTTGATCAACTATTTGGAAATGACAATGGTCTCGATCATCGCCATATTCCTCACCTTCCAAGCAACAATGGCCACTCACCTAAATATGGCAAAAATACTCGCCAGTTTGGTTATATTCTTATCATGCCTAGAACTGGTGACATTGGTAGGAAGACTACCAATGTTTTCCAGTAATCTAACCTTACTAAGGACTGTACTGGCAAGTTGCTTGAAATTCATCGCTTGGTATTCCATAATCTTATTCGGATGTGCTTACAGTTTACATATTTTAACCATCGTGTCGACTCCGGACCCTTTGGATGCTCTCCATCAACCAATCACATTTTTCTACAACGCTTCTCTGATGCTGACTGGAAGCTTTAATGCTCCAACAATCACAGATGATGCTTCGTTGAAATTGTACAACTTTATTTTCTTATCAGTCATCTTTCTAGCGCCAATAATCAATGGTATAGCTTTGGGAGGCATCAACCAAGTTGAAGAAGAAGTGGAGCTGCTGGGTACAATATCTCGGATCAAGTCCACCTTTAGTACAGAAAGTATGGTCAACAATGACGCGTGTGGATTACTCCAAGGAATAGATAAGCTGGTACGATGGTTTCTTCACAAGTCAAAATTATCATCACATGTGCATGAGTATAGTAGATACAGCATAGTGAGTGACAAGCAACACAAGCAGATGTTCTATAGACGTATAAAGTTGGCTGATTATATTCGACCAAGCTGTAAAATTGCAGTGTCACCCAAGCAACACAATGTGGTGCTGTTACCAATAGTGACATCAGAAGATGGATCGCTGCAGCATGAAGAGCACCGTTCTCATTTTGAGAAAACTGCTTGGGTTATTGATTCGGATATTGTTCAGGATATGGAGAGTATTTTGGAGAAACGAATGTAtcctgatgatgatgatgattttgatCAAGAGAAATACGAAAAGGAATTGATGCAATTAGGACTGAGACTTCAGGCTGTTGAAAATTCggttgaaaatgtcgaaaaatccATACAGAGTTTGATATCGATTGTGAAATCAAAATATGAGTAA